GGATCAGCATATAGGTGAGGGCGCCCAGAAACATCGTGAAGCAGCCCTTGGCCAGGGCGGGCCGCAGTACATGGCGGTGGTCTGCCAGGTAGCGGAATCCCTCTGCGATGCCCTTGAAGGGGTTGCGCGTGCGACGCAGCTCCTCCTCGCTCATCTTCTTCTGGGGAATGCGGGCCCGGTAGATGAACCAGGCGGAAACGCCGTAGCTGAATCCGTCCAGAATAAAGACCAGGTCGGTGCCCAACGCCGCCGTAGCCAGCCCCCCGATACCCATACCAAGGGTAAAGATGATGCTCCAGCTCATGGCCGAAAGCACGTTGGCGTCCACCAGCTCCTCCTCGGTGGTCACGTTGGGAATGGAGGATGTTTTGGCCGGTTCAAAGATGGCCGAAAGCATCATTTGCACCGCGGTCAGTACGTAAGCCAGCCATAGCGTATCGTAGGAAACCACCAGCAGCAGTCCCAGCACCACGGCCCCGCGGGCCAGGTCGCAAAACATCATCAGCCGGCGCCGGTTAAAACGGTCGGTGATGTAGCCGGCGAAGGGAGAGAAGGAGGCCAGGCTCATCATCTTGACCACGATGATCAGTCCCAGCAGGAATTCCGAATCGGAGTAGCGCGTAATGAGGGCGTAGACCGCCAGGATGCCGAACCAGTCCCCGAAGTTGGAAACCACCTGGCTCAGCCAGAGCCTGCGATAGTCGTGGTTCTGGCGGACCAGGTCAATGTACGGCCGGATGCGCATCAGTCGATGCCCGTGCTGCCGAAGCCTCCCTCGCCTCTTTCGGTTTCGGGCAGCTCGCCCGTCTCTTCCACAAAAACCTGCTGTACGGGGGCCACCACCATCTGGGCAATGCGGTCGCCGTGGCCGACCGTAAAGGGCTCCTCGCCCAGGTTAACAGCCAGTACCTTTATCTCGCCACGGTAGTCGGCGTCGATGGTGCCCGGGGTGTTGAGCATGGTCACCCCGTTGCGCCAGGCCAGTCCGCTTCGCGGCCGGATCTGCGCCTCGTAGCCTTCGGGAAGGGCCATCTGAAGGCCGGTGGGAATGAGGGCACGGCTCCCGGGCTCAAGAGTTACAGGCTTTTCCAGGGCCGCGCGGAGGTCCATACCGGCCGCGTGTCGCGATTCGTAGGAAGGCAGCGGGAGATCCCCTGCGTGCGGAAGTCGTTTGAACAGCAGTTTCTTCATGGTCTTTTTACTTTTTGGTAGTCGATAAGGCGCACCTTTACGTTGCCCAGCCACACCTTCATATGCGCTTCCACGGGCACGCGAAGGGGGTCGTCGCGGAACCAGGCTTCGAACTCCCCGCGGAAACCGAATGGGCCGTCCACATCAGCATTTCCTTCGCTGTGAAAAACCGGCACAGGCTCCTCAAAGGCCTCGTATTCGCGCATGGAGGTGTGTCGGCTGTTGTCGGCCAGGATCTCCCCCTTCTCCCTCTCCAGGTAGACCGGCAGACGGTAGGATCGCTCGCTGCCTGCAAAAAGGCGGGAATAGAGCAAAATGAGCTGTCCCGAGCTGGCCGGCTCGTCCAGCTCAAGCGTGTCGGGCTCCTCTCCCTTCTCCGTGACGTACACCTTGCCGGCCCCGTAGTCGAAATCGTAGCGCGAGTCGCTGAATTCCTGCTCGTCGACGTTGTCGCGCCAGTAAAGTTCGGTATAGGGCATGGAGTCGTCGGCCACAATAAAGGAGTTGTAGTGGTTCTCCTCCTTGCCTACGAAAGGAATGGAGGAGTTGGAGCGTATGATGCTGCGCAGCCACCAGACCCTGCGGCCGTCATGAAGGGTGTCGCGCACAACCTCCGTGCGCACCTCGCCCAGCTTGAAGAAGGAATAGCGCACCTCGTAGGTCAGCACCTCCTTCCACTTCAGGATTTCAGAAATATCGGGGGGAGGGTTCTCCGGTTCGGGCCCGATGGAGAGGTCCTGCGCGTGCAGCACGCCGCCTGCCGCCGGAAGCAGTAGGGCGAGGATAAAAATAACGGCGGGGTACAGGGACTTGTGCATCAAGTGCATTCTACATTCACGCTTTAATATAAGCGGTCAAAGTTCGATATTATAGTTTGAAAATGAAACGTTGACCCTGCTACTTTGTTCTATTCCCACCGAATGACCGCCGCCCGGGCGGCAGCCTGCCTGCTGGCGCTCTTGTTGCTCGCCGGCTGCACCAAGAGCGAGGACCAGCGCCGATTCGAGCGCGAGGCCACCACGCCGCCTTCCAACTACACCGCCCGGAACGCCCAGGGCCATCTCGTCAACGAGCAGGAAGACCCCGACGACTGGCGCATCGGTCCCATGTTCAGCGGTATCCTGGAGGTGGAAATCTCTGCCTTTCCCAACCCCGTCTCTCCCAACCAGCAGGTGCGCATCCTCCTTCAGATCACCACCAGCACCGGCATGGGGTCGCTATCAGGCCTGGACGTCTACGCCTTCCGCGAAACCTTCGACAACATCACCACCTCCCTCTACTACCGCAGCGGCAGCGAAATTGAACCGGGCCTGCACACCATTACGCTTTCGGCGGACCAGTTCCACCGCAGCGGCGTCGGTGTATCCTCCCTCTACCGCATACTGATCTACGACGACAGCATGCAGGGCAACCTCATCACCTACGGGGACGTGCAGGTGGAATGACCCCAAGACCGCGGTCCAAGGTTGTGAATGTGACCGAGCCCTTCTATTTTCTGCTTCCATCAACTCCCGCCAACCATGAAGCGACGCAAAATCAGCTCATCCGAACGCCGGGTCCTGGAGAAGCTCGTCTTCCCGGAAACCTTCCAGGTGGTGCAGGAGGAGACCCGCCTGCAGTATGGGGAGCTGCGCGACGACCTGATCAACCTGCTCAGCTTCGGCTTTGTGGAAGCCTACGAGCGGGAAGGGTCGGCCATCCACCTCTCCACCTTCTACGACGCCGACAACCTGCAGGATTTCACCTTCCGGGCCACGAGCAAGGGACTATCCGCCATTAAAAATACTCGCATATGAAATTCGAAGCCCAAACGGACGGCGAAAGCCGCACGCTGGAACTGGACCCGGAAACCAACCGCTACACCCTGGAGGGCGAATCGGGTGAGTATCGCTTCAGCCGGGGTGCCGGCGGACGCCGCCTGCTCCGGCTGGGAACAAAGCTGCATGTGATCGATAATATTGAATACGACCAGCGCACGGTTCAGTTCACCATCGACGGCGAGTGGTGCAGCGTAGAGGTGCGCGACGAACAGGATCTGCTGCTGGACGAAATGGGATTCAAGACAGCCGCCGAGCTGTCCGAAGGCGAACTCAACGCCCCCATGCCCGGCAAAATTCTCCAGATCCTCGTCGAGGAGGGCGACGAAGTCGAGCTGGGCGATCCGGTGGCCATCCTGGAGGCCATGAAGATGGAAAACGAGCTCAAGGCACCCACCGGCGGGGTCGTCACCGCCATCGCCGTTGCGGAGGGCGACTCCGTGGAAAAGAATGTCCTAATCCTGGAAATCGAAGCCCGTGGATAAATTTGTCATCGAAGGTCCCACCCCTCTCCGGGGCACCCTACCGGTTAGCGGTTCCAAGAATGCAGCCCTCCCCCTGATGGCCGCCGCCCTGCTGGCGGACAGCCCCTCGGTCATCACCAACGTACCACGCCTGCGCGATATCCACACTTTCAACCAGGTCATCGCCCATACCGGCGCCGGCGTCGACTTCGATGAAAACGAGCAGCGCCTGCGCATCGACCCGAACTCCATCGAGCGCACAGAGGCCCCCTACGAGCTCGTCCGCAAGATGCGGGCCTCTTTTTACATGCTGGGCGCCCTGCTGGGACGCTTCGGGGAGGCGCGCGTCTCCCTGCCCGGCGGCTGCGCATGGGGACCCCGTCCCGTCGACCTGCACCTCAAGGGCATGCGGGCCATGGGCGCGGAGATCGAATTGGACGAGGGCTACGTAATCGGCTCGGCCCCTCAGCGCATGGAGGGCGGCTCTTTTACCCTGGACCCCAGCAGCGTAGGCGCCACCGTCAACCTGCTGCTGGCCGCCTCTCTGCGGGCCGAAAAGTTCACTATCCACAACGCCGCCTGCGAGCCCGACGTGGTCCTGCTCTGCCGCGCCCTGCAGCAGATGGGGGCCGACATTGAGGGTGTGGGCACACCCGAACTCACCGTGCGCGGCGTGGAGACGCTGGAGGGCATCGAATTCCGCAACGCCCCCGACCGCATCGAGACCGGCACCTACATGATTGCCGCCGCCATGCATCCCGAATCGGAGCTCACCCTGACGGGCGCAGCCACCGACGACCTGGGCGAATTTCCCGAACACTTCCTGAAGACCGGCGCGGAGGTGACCTGGGACGGCGACACCATCCGGGTCGCCGCGCCCGACCGCATCCGGCCGGTATCGCTGGAAACGGCCGTCTATCCCGGCTTTCCCACCGACCTGCAGGCGCAATGGGCCACGCTGATGACCCAGGCCGAGGGCACCTGCAGGGTCACCGATACTGTCTACTACGACCGTTTCAGCTACGTACCGGAACTGACCCGGCTGGGGGCCGACCTGGAGGTGGAGGAGAACACCGTTGAGGTGCGGGGACCGGCGGACCTGAAGGGCGCCTCGGTAATGAGTACCGACCTGCGCGCCAGCGTCAGCCTGGTTATGGCAGCCATGGTAGCGGAGGGCTCCAGCGACGTGCTGCGTATCTACCACCTCGACCGCGGCTACGAGAAGCTCGAAGAGAAGCTGAATGCGGCCGGCGCCCGCATCACCCGCACGCCGCAGGAAGCCTGAATCCTCCGGCACCACATATACTCTCCCTTCTGCTGCTCACCGTACTGTTGTTGGCGCCGGGGAGAGCCGCCTTTCCGCCCCTTCCCGGATTACCTGCGTGCCATGGGAAGAACCGTCCTCCCCCAGCCCGAAGCGCTTAAACCCGACACCGCCTCCCTTCAAATGG
This genomic stretch from Balneolaceae bacterium harbors:
- a CDS encoding DUF3108 domain-containing protein, producing the protein MHKSLYPAVIFILALLLPAAGGVLHAQDLSIGPEPENPPPDISEILKWKEVLTYEVRYSFFKLGEVRTEVVRDTLHDGRRVWWLRSIIRSNSSIPFVGKEENHYNSFIVADDSMPYTELYWRDNVDEQEFSDSRYDFDYGAGKVYVTEKGEEPDTLELDEPASSGQLILLYSRLFAGSERSYRLPVYLEREKGEILADNSRHTSMREYEAFEEPVPVFHSEGNADVDGPFGFRGEFEAWFRDDPLRVPVEAHMKVWLGNVKVRLIDYQKVKRP
- the murA gene encoding UDP-N-acetylglucosamine 1-carboxyvinyltransferase — its product is MDKFVIEGPTPLRGTLPVSGSKNAALPLMAAALLADSPSVITNVPRLRDIHTFNQVIAHTGAGVDFDENEQRLRIDPNSIERTEAPYELVRKMRASFYMLGALLGRFGEARVSLPGGCAWGPRPVDLHLKGMRAMGAEIELDEGYVIGSAPQRMEGGSFTLDPSSVGATVNLLLAASLRAEKFTIHNAACEPDVVLLCRALQQMGADIEGVGTPELTVRGVETLEGIEFRNAPDRIETGTYMIAAAMHPESELTLTGAATDDLGEFPEHFLKTGAEVTWDGDTIRVAAPDRIRPVSLETAVYPGFPTDLQAQWATLMTQAEGTCRVTDTVYYDRFSYVPELTRLGADLEVEENTVEVRGPADLKGASVMSTDLRASVSLVMAAMVAEGSSDVLRIYHLDRGYEKLEEKLNAAGARITRTPQEA
- a CDS encoding MFS transporter, which gives rise to MRIRPYIDLVRQNHDYRRLWLSQVVSNFGDWFGILAVYALITRYSDSEFLLGLIIVVKMMSLASFSPFAGYITDRFNRRRLMMFCDLARGAVVLGLLLVVSYDTLWLAYVLTAVQMMLSAIFEPAKTSSIPNVTTEEELVDANVLSAMSWSIIFTLGMGIGGLATAALGTDLVFILDGFSYGVSAWFIYRARIPQKKMSEEELRRTRNPFKGIAEGFRYLADHRHVLRPALAKGCFTMFLGALTYMLILVAEEILLMGSVGLGLLYAARGVGTGIGPVVGRRVFRRESRWVWGMGLCMVFGGVMYSVVGVTSSLAVMLIFVFIAHAASGSNWVMSTVLLQRRTPDTFRGRIFSTEWLLFTLAQSVSVLAASWILENGWLSIQQTIVLFAVLLSLSGVAWHFTVARREEAWLREQWVGAAGDAETESAAS
- the dut gene encoding dUTP diphosphatase, yielding MKKLLFKRLPHAGDLPLPSYESRHAAGMDLRAALEKPVTLEPGSRALIPTGLQMALPEGYEAQIRPRSGLAWRNGVTMLNTPGTIDADYRGEIKVLAVNLGEEPFTVGHGDRIAQMVVAPVQQVFVEETGELPETERGEGGFGSTGID
- a CDS encoding acetyl-CoA carboxylase biotin carboxyl carrier protein subunit; translated protein: MKFEAQTDGESRTLELDPETNRYTLEGESGEYRFSRGAGGRRLLRLGTKLHVIDNIEYDQRTVQFTIDGEWCSVEVRDEQDLLLDEMGFKTAAELSEGELNAPMPGKILQILVEEGDEVELGDPVAILEAMKMENELKAPTGGVVTAIAVAEGDSVEKNVLILEIEARG